A single window of Cydia splendana chromosome 13, ilCydSple1.2, whole genome shotgun sequence DNA harbors:
- the LOC134796520 gene encoding ecdysone oxidase-like, with amino-acid sequence MLNLLPWFLLALVGDSLALVATALPGSVNLKDYELKHSFLIDGQEFDYIVVGAGGGGIPAASRLAMAGHDVLLVEAGDDPNLLSDIPGGAMALLGSNIDWQYPTIPNNVSCLSARDNNACRFSRGKCLGGSTSINYMMYTRGNPRDYDDLGIDGWAWKDVKPYFLKYEGLQDLDELPPTSIPYHNTNGTMKVGFFVDSENSWHSRIIKSLQLLDIPFNPDVNAESQIGVTQVVGYVHKGVRMSTARGYLTRKDVKKVLKVAKRTRCTSVILDENNSATGITVITQNKLDLLGLVKKELSLYARKEVILSAGAIGTPQILMLSGIGHAAHLKSLGIPVRVDLPVGDNMSDHVLPLCIIQADPGLGIPVLNPFVIGTKGVQGVQWLATKDGPLASNGLTDATALINTKCYDFEQRKLTHNSSDCELPSLQIINAFIDRNLLQSIELVVQQSIGLKLDVVRQLSAANVHKALLVVSPVVLRPSSRGTIRLKSTDPTDDPAIFPNYLSDERDIEEMLRSITILEHLAETPEYKAHNASLLHLKFDGCPEYEDDREGYWTCYCRHMTYSVFHAVGTARLGAVLDEQLRVRGVERLRVADLSALPELPRANTAASAIAIGERVADFILNSEEEK; translated from the exons ATGCTGAATCTGCTGCCGTGGTTCCTCCTGGCTCTGGTGGGGGACAGCCTGGCGCTGGTCGCCACCGCGCTACCCGGTTCCGTTAACCTAAAGG ACTATGAGCTAAAACATTCCTTTCTTATAGATGGGCAGGAGTTTGACTACATTGTTGTTGGCGCGGGTGGAGGTGGTATACCGGCAGCGTCGCGGCTGGCCATGGCTGGCCACGACGTACTGCTGGTGGAAGCGGGAGATGACCCCAATCTGCTCAGTGAT ATCCCAGGAGGTGCCATGGCACTGCTCGGTTCAAACATAGACTGGCAATACCCAACTATCCCCAATAATGTCTCCTGCCTCTCTGCACGAGACAACAACGCGTGCCGCTTCAGCCGCGGCAAGTGTCTCGGCGGCTCCACAAGCATCAATTACATGATGTACACCCGAGGAAATCCAAGAGATTACGACGACCTCGGCATCGATGGCTGGGCTTGGAAAGACGTCAAACCATACTTCCTCAAATACGAGGGCTTGCAGGACTTGGACGAGCTACCACCCACTTCTATTCCCTATCACAACACCAACGGGACTATGAAAGTAGGTTTCTTCGTCGACTCCGAAAACTCGTGGCATTCGAGAATAATTAAAAGTCTTCAACTTTTAGATATCCCTTTCAATCCAGATGTAAACGCTGAATCGCAAATTGGGGTGACTCAAGTGGTGGGATATGTGCACAAAGGCGTACGTATGAGCACCGCGCGTGGATATCTCACACGCAAAGACGTCAAGAAAGTGTTGAAAGTGGCGAAACGCACACGTTGCACCAGTGTCATCCTGGATGAGAACAATAGCGCGACCGGTATTACGGTCATAACTCAAAACAAACTGGATTTGCTGGGATTAGTCAAAAAGGAACTTAGTCTTTACGCAAGGAAAGAAGTAATTCTCTCAGCGGGGGCGATCGGTACCCCTCAGATACTAATGTTGTCCGGTATAGGACACGCCGCCCATTTGAAAAGCTTGGGGATCCCCGTGCGCGTCGATTTGCCTGTCGGCGATAACATGAGCGACCACGTTTTACCACTCTGTATTATACAAGCTGATCCGGGTCTCGGCATTCCCGTGCTGAATCCGTTCGTAATTGGAACGAAAGGCGTGCAGGGCGTGCAGTGGCTGGCCACAAAAGATGGACCTCTCGCCTCCAACGGTCTGACTGACGCCACCGCGCTGATAAACACCAAATGCTACGACTTTGAACAGCGGAAGCTCACTCATAACAGTTCCGACTGCGAACTCCCGTCGCTGCAAATAATCAATGCCTTTATTGACCGCAATCTGCTGCAGAGCATCGAGCTCGTCGTTCAACAATCGATCGGTTTGAAATTAGACGTCGTTCGCCAGCTGAGTGCCGCTAACGTACACAAAGCCCTACTCGTTGTATCACCTGTGGTACTACGACCGTCTTCTCGTGGCACTATACGACTCAAGAGCACGGATCCTACTGATGATCCTGCTATATTCCCAAATTACCTAAGCGACGAAAGAGATATAGAGGAAATGCTCCGTAGCATTACGATTCTAGAGCATCTGGCTGAAACGCCGGAATATAAGGCGCACAACGCGTCTCTTCTGCACTTGAAGTTTGATGGATGTCCAGAGTATGAAGATGACCGCGAAGGGTACTGGACGTGCTACTGTAGACATATGACGTACTCGGTGTTCCACGCAGTGGGAACTGCGCGGCTAGGAGCAGTATTAGATGAACAGCTGCGCGTGCGAGGGGTGGAGCGGCTGCGCGTGGCCGACCTCAGCGCGCTGCCGGAGCTGCCGCGCGCCAATACCGCTGCTTCCGCCATTGCCATCGGCGAACGCGTCGCTGACTTCATCTTGAATAgtgaagaagaaaaataa
- the LOC134796521 gene encoding uncharacterized protein LOC134796521: MPTDHVDVSSWRHIRGLELADPHWHIPGPVDLLLNVNILASSLRPGLTHGAPGQATALNTIFGWILMGDAGDCATDICRPRFRGNNCQLVVGRLSIDDSIKRFWELEDVSSPNTVILSKEDQLCEEYFLANFRRTEEGRFVVPLPFADHSNKPTFSGSRAIALKRFSSLERKLLSNSDFYRNYVAFMKDYESCRHLEECDPPGVDVGKFFYIPHHGVLRPSSTSTPLRVVFDASAKDKRGISLNDALLPGQKLQNNIFHLLLRFRWHNVVFTADVKQMYRQILVSPEDAEYQRILWRPSVNEPVRDYRLLTVTYGVSSAPYQALRTIAQLARESREEYPSGSAVLDRDIYVDDVVSGAHSVEQARKLRSELSTILASGGFHLRKWTSNHQEFFDGVPSSDLYSEDFREFNSIGDISLKILGLSWLPQADDFTFQVAVEDRRCTKRTILSEIARIFDPLGLLSPVTFFAKYLMQLLWVSGVSWDDDAPENLASEWREYKAQLPSLKSVSVPRRMVKDFVSLEVHGFCDASERGFCAVVYVRTTGEDGTQYVQLVCGKSRVAPLRKLSIPRLELLAAVLLTDLVESVATALEPLHKIDKVQAWSDSSVALTWIKSCPSKWKTFVANRVSHIQEIIPPDCWRHVRTGDNPADCGSRGLLPDDLVHHSNWWKGPSWLVLDKPDWPKSTLLVDVDVLHEERKVTVLTVSVQETWTDNLMTKFSALTTLQRVLAYCLRFVHNVRNRKTPNNLLDGPLTPLEIKQALMFLVRSVQQHHFASEIEKVKNNLLNSLPKAFKKLSPFLDDAGLLRVGGRLSRASLEFDVKHPLLLPRDDRLTSLLIDEYHKRFMHPGVQTLHNLLAQHFWILSPKRAIHAVTSKCMKCFRVRPLGTPAPFMGDLPSYRVAQLKAFLSAAVDFGGPFDIALGRGRGNKTYKGYICVFVCTSTKAVHTELVTELSSDAFLAALRRFVARRGRCNRLVSDQGKNFVGASNILQRLVGDAATHSEIKFEFNPPGSPHFSGLAEAGIKAVKTHLARVIGSQRLTYEEFLTILTQVEALLNSRPLTPLSTDPNDLSALTPGHFLTTEPLPVVPEEDLSDVRLGPLQRWKLLQKMHQDFWTKWSKEYMHTLQQRMKWHDKQTDVQIGTLVLVVNEQTGPMKWPLGRIVDTHPGSDGICRVVTVRTATGLYKRPVVKLCPLPV, translated from the coding sequence ATGCCAACGGATCATGTTGATGTCTCATCATGGCGCCATATCAGGGGCTTAGAGTTGGCTGACCCTCATTGGCACATTCCAGGACCTGTTGACTTGCTCCTGAACGTTAACATTCTCGCTTCTTCGTTGCGCCCTGGGTTAACCCATGGGGCCCCTGGCCAGGCGACTGCCCTCAACACCATTTTCGGGTGGATTTTGATGGGTGACGCAGGCGACTGTGCTACGGACATTTGTCGTCCTCGGTTCCGTGGTAACAATTGTCAACTGGTCGTGGGCAGGTTATCGATTGACGACTCTATTAAGAGGTTTTGGGAGTTGGAAGATGTCAGCTCTCCGAACACCGTCATTTTGTCGAAGGAGGATCAGCTGTGCGAAGAATATTTTCTCGCTAACTTTCGTCGCACAGAAGAAGGTAGATTTGTCGTTCCTCTACCTTTCGCTGACCATTCCAATAAACCCACCTTTTCGGGCTCTCGAGCCATCGCTCTCAAGAGATTTTCGTCGCTGGAGCGGAAGTTACTGAGTAACTCCGACTTCTATAGAAACTATGTAGCCTTTATGAAGGACTACGAAAGCTGTCGCCACCTTGAGGAGTGTGACCCTCCGGGGGTGGATGTGGGGAAGTTCTTCTACATTCCCCACCATGGAGTATTGAGGCCCTCGTCAACCAGTACTCCTCTCCGGGTCGTTTTTGACGCCAGTGCCAAGGACAAGCGAGGTATCTCGCTAAATGATGCGCTACTGCCAGGCCAGAAGCTGCAAAACAACATTTTCCACTTGCTCCTTCGTTTTCGGTGGCATAATGTTGTATTCACGGCCGACGTCAAGCAAATGTATAGACAAATTTTAGTGTCCCCGGAAGATGCTGAATATCAGCGTATCCTGTGGCGTCCGTCTGTCAATGAGCCTGTCCGGGACTATCGGCTGCTGACCGTTACTTACGGCGTTTCGTCCGCTCCTTACCAAGCTCTCCGCACCATTGCCCAGTTGGCGAGGGAATCGAGGGAAGAATATCCTTCTGGTTCAGCAGTTTTAGACCGCGACATCTATGTCGACGACGTGGTATCTGGAGCGCATTCTGTCGAACAAGCACGGAAGCTTCGTTCGGAGTTGTCGACGATATTAGCTTCTGGCGGTTTCCATTTGCGGAAGTGGACGTCGAACCACCAGGAGTTCTTCGACGGTGTCCCCTCCTCAGACTTGTATTCTGAGGACTTTCGGGAGTTCAACTCCATTGGGGACATCTCTCTAAAAATTCTTGGCCTCTCGTGGTTACCTCAGGCGGACGACTTCACCTTTCAAGTCGCTGTCGAAGATCGTCGGTGCACTAAACGTACCATCCTCTCAGAGATTGCTCGGATCTTTGACCCTCTGGGCTTGCTCTCACCTGTGACGTTCTTCGCGAAGTACCTCATGCAGCTGCTGTGGGTCTCAGgtgtctcatgggacgacgacGCGCCAGAGAACCTTGCATCCGAATGGCGAGAGTACAAAGCGCAGCTGCCCTCTCTGAAGTCTGTGTCGGTCCCGCGTCGTATGGTCAAGGACTTCGTTTCGCTCGAAGTTCACGGGTTCTGCGATGCCTCAGAGCGAGGGTTTTGCGCGGTGGTTTACGTCCGAACGACAGGCGAGGACGGAACGCAGTACGTCCAGTTGGTCTGTGGTAAATCGAGAGTGGCACCCCTGCGTAAGTTGTCGATACCGCGTCTGGAGTTGCTGGCCGCGGTACTGCTTACAGACCTGGTGGAGTCGGTCGCAACAGCTCTGGAGCCTCTCCACAAAATCGATAAGGTACAGGCGTGGTCTGACTCTAGCGTTGCGTTGACTTGGATAAAGTCTTGCCCTTCAAAGTGGAAAACTTTCGTGGCTAACCGCGTGAGCCACATTCAGGAAATTATTCCTCCCGATTGTTGGCGACACGTGAGGACTGGCGACAACCCAGCCGACTGTGGGTCGCGGGGGCTCTTGCCGGACGACCTGGTCCACCATAGTAACTGGTGGAAGGGTCCATCTTGGCTCGTGCTGGACAAGCCTGACTGGCCTAAGTCAACGTTGTTAGTCGACGTGGATGTTCTACATGAAGAGCGTAAGGTGACAGTCCTCACTGTCTCAGTGCAGGAGACGTGGACAGACAACCTTATGACTAAGTTCTCGGCACTGACGACACTCCAACGTGTCCTCGCCTATTGTCTTCGTTTCGTGCACAACGTGAGAAATCGAAAGACGCCCAACAACTTGTTGGACGGCCCTTTAACACCCCTGGAGATTAAACAGGCGCTCATGTTCCTCGTGCGTTCTGTTCAACAACACCACTTTGCTTCGGAGATCGAGAAAGTGAAAAACAATCTTTTGAACTCTCTCCCGAAGGCATTTAAGAAATTGTCTCCATTCCTCGATGACGCGGGTCTCTTGAGGGTGGGCGGACGCCTGTCGCGAGCTTCTCTCGAATTCGATGTTAAACATCCCCTGTTGCTACCTCGCGACGATCGTCTTACCTCCCTCTTGATCGACGAGTACCATAAGCGTTTCATGCACCCAGGCGTCCAAACGCTTCATAATTTGCTGGCGCAGCATTTCTGGATACTGTCCCCAAAGCGAGCTATCCACGCAGTCACGTCAAAATGCATGAAATGCTTCCGTGTTCGACCACTCGGTACTCCTGCGCCGTTCATGGGCGACTTGCCGTCTTATCGGGTAGCCCAGCTCAAAGCGTTCTTGAGTGCTGCTGTCGACTTCGGTGGACCTTTTGACATAGCTCTGGGTCGCGGGCGAGGCAATAAGACCTACAAGGGTTACATTTGCGTTTTCGTGTGCACCTCGACGAAGGCTGTACACACGGAGCTCGTCACTGAGCTGTCCTCAGACGCGTTTCTCGCCGCGCTTCGCCGCTTCGTCGCGCGTCGTGGTCGGTGTAATCGGTTGGTGTCCGACCAGGGGAAGAATTTTGTCGGTGCGAGCAATATTCTGCAACGTCTCGTAGGAGATGCTGCTACGCATAGCGAGATTAAATTCGAGTTTAATCCGCCAGGCAGCCCTCACTTCTCAGGTCTCGCTGAGGCCGGTATCAAGGCTGTCAAAACACATTTAGCTCGAGTCATCGGTAGCCAGAGGTTGACGTACGAGGAGTTCCTAACAATCTTGACTCAGGTTGAGGCTCTTCTTAATTCAAGACCCCTGACTCCTCTTAGTACCGATCCTAATGACTTATCGGCCCTCACTCCGGGCCATTTTCTCACGACGGAGCCCTTACCTGTCGTACCCGAGGAAGATCTCTCGGATGTTCGGCTGGGCCCACTTCAACGGTGGAAGTTGCTGCAGAAAATGCACCAAGACTTTTGGACCAAGTGGTCAAAAGAATACATGCATACTCTGCAGCAGCGAATGAAGTGGCACGACAAACAAACCGACGTCCAAATCGGTACTCTCGTGCTCGTAGTCAACGAGCAGACAGGGCCCATGAAGTGGCCTCTGGGTCGCATTGTCGACACTCATCCCGGGTCCGACGGGATTTGTCGTGTGGTGACGGTGCGCACAGCTACCGGACTGTACAAACGACCCGTGGTCAAGCTGTGCCCCTTACCCGTTTAA